A window of the Trichoderma asperellum chromosome 4, complete sequence genome harbors these coding sequences:
- a CDS encoding uncharacterized protein (EggNog:ENOG41) has translation MASENKFTTSEFELLNETGQGTLFAIKKDGDPGVKYIAQPHGILNGSNVEGADKQKIVDETVAFYNLMYDLQVGSTIAQIFNHENIVSIAGYITTHPVTAASERAHLEEYIVWDYCDASNLSALFQSKPYSSTKFYLPESLCWHVLTSLLSAITYLHDGKRLFLDTKAAAGEEKRWESVDQDWHPILHRAIEPRNIFFQHPRGIETYGLCKLGNFEHAVVTNHVITPNGGYATGQDVEISRAMAPYRGLETLDMTRHQLLESTETYTAENRPYTVADELFSIGSVIFTMMTGRKPVTSYENYRRCHITSSSPQDSEQTSCDQQNATRLELHPRPRHPSCHEPTINTDSYLAREQYSEQLRDMVRCLLDCDPGSSKTQMDRVLPTTTLAMQRYQHWKLHSEQGKLYKDIEDDMRARCGAKMRMER, from the exons ATGGCATCCGAAAATAAATTCACCACATCTGAATTTGAACTTCTCAACGAAACAGGTCAAGGCACCTTGTTCGCCATCAAGAAAGACGGCGATCCTGGCGTAAAATACATTGCTCAGCCCCACGGCATTCTGAATGGATCCAATGTTGAAGGCGCCGACAAGCAGAAGATTGTTGACGAAACGGTGGCATTTTACAACCTCATGTACGACTTGCAAGTCGGCTCTACTATCGCTCAAATCTTCAACCACGAAAACATCGTCTCCATCGCTGGCTACATAACAACACATCCCGTGACGGCAGCTTCAGAGCGCGCCCATCTCGAGGAGTACATCGTATGGGACTATTGCGACGCCTCAAATCTCAGTGCGCTTTTCCAAAGCAAGCCCTATTCGTCTACCAAATTTTATCTGCCCGAGTCACTCTGCTGGCATGTCTTGACGTCGCTGCTCAGCGCCATCACGTACCTCCATGACGGAAAGCGGCTCTTTCTAGACACAAAGGCAGCggcgggagaagaaaagaggtgGGAGTCGGTGGATCAAGACTGGCACCCGATCCTGCACCGGGCGATTGAACCAAGAAACATCTTCTTCCAGCATCCTCGTGGCATCGAGACGTACGGGCTGTGTAAGCTGGGCAACTTTGAGCATGCGGTGGTGACGAACCATGTGATTACGCCCAATGGAGGATATGCCACGGGACAGGACGTTGAAATCAGCAGAGCGATGGCCCCGTATCGTGGACTTGAGACTTTGGATATGACGCGCCATCAGTTGCTTGAAAGCACTGAAACGTATACGGCG GAGAACCGCCCTTATACCGTCGCCGATGAACTCTTTTCTATTGGGTCCGTCATATTCACCATGATGACCGGGCGGAAACCAGTCACGTCCTACGAGAACTACCGCCGTTGTCACATCACGTCGTCTTCTCCTCAAGACAGCGAGCAAACGTCTTGCGACCAACAAAACGCTACACGATTGGAACTCCATCCACGGCCACGTCACCCCAGCTGTCACGAGCCAACCATCAACACCGACAGCTATCTGGCCAGGGAGCAATATTCGGAACAACTGCGAGACATGGTGCGATGCCTGCTTGATTGCGACccaggcagcagcaagacgcAGATGGACAGAGTTCTGCCGACAACCACGCTCGCGATGCAGCGGTATCAGCATTGGAAGCTTCATAGCGAGCAAGGGAAGCTGTACAAGGACATTGAGGACGACATGAGGGCGAGATGCGGCGCCAAGATGCGGATGGAGAGGTAA
- a CDS encoding uncharacterized protein (EggNog:ENOG41) → MVRFDAPYPGNEDTKNTEWSQAAHSGMRSPDHLWGEYWQRFNTFRIPIFDKVEYFRIAMAVAKDSTSKEDFERKFEQVNERRLRELQSLLSRMYWNIERSSTPRAAHIETSDANTLGCLEHFVRVLNGYVFEQKADMEPTKIVVEAHNSTEEHPLQETEQIFMEDETETLIREISRSPSADPEYEEYLRTGKLPEEDEWSSQLPHDIDWSYEIQKEHQAGRKRYEENNTFIRTNFDTLTPISNGAESHTLDSDDDTPSMQQVPSLISNDSQDLEEENETAATQDGLGRRSSTSSKRSLNSAKKRVRFDDDDEDISTHEPKRRRLENTLAQTETSPTSRTTRASSPTRQVADGSVSRKRCRPDEDEEDNGYKRQKIESPPRPSYSAPLTSSTEDGSASLLARGSSEKLLEGQAPESNKGGGKRRKQKSTSPNPRAKSFRNTLNTRSSRRAKSSTLWELDSSGKPRTT, encoded by the coding sequence ATGGTCCGGTTCGATGCGCCATATCCGGGCAACGAGGACACAAAAAACACAGAATGGTCCCAGGCTGCTCATTCGGGCATGCGCAGCCCTGATCATCTCTGGGGGGAATACTGGCAGCGCTTCAATACGTTTCGCATCCCAATCTTTGACAAAGTCGAATATTTCAGAATCGCCATGGCGGTAGCAAAGGATTCCACGAGTAAGGAAGACTTTGAGCGGAAATTCGAGCAAGTGAACGAGCGACGACTTCGAGAACTCCAGTCCTTGTTGAGCAGGATGTACTGGAATATTGAGAGGAGCTCCACACCTCGCGCCGCTCATATCGAAACTTCTGATGCGAACACTCTCGGCTGCCTCGAGCACTTTGTCAGAGTATTAAATGGCTATGTCTTCGAACAGAAAGCGGATATGGAACCTACAAAAATAGTCGTGGAGGCACATAACTCTACAGAAGAACACCCTCTTCAAGAAACAGAGCAAATATTCATGGAAGATGAGACGGAGACTCTTATTAGGGAGATAAGCCGAAGCCCCTCTGCCGACCCCGAATATGAAGAATATCTCCGTACTGGAAAGCTTCCTGAAGAGGATGAGTGGAGCTCTCAGCTTCCTCATGATATAGACTGGAGTTATGAGATTCAAAAGGAACATCAGGCTGGGCGAAAGCGCTACGAGGAGAACAATACCTTCATAAGAACAAATTTCGATACTTTGACACCCATATCTAACGGTGCCGAGTCTCATACCCTCGATTCCGACGACGATACCCCTTCGATGCAGCAGGTTCCATCACTCATATCAAACGACTCACAGGACTTGGAGGAGGAAAATGAGACTGCGGCGACACAAGATGGGCTGGGAAGGCGATCAAGTACTTCATCTAAAAGAAGTTTGAATTCGGCTAAGAAGAGGGTCCGatttgacgacgacgatgaagacatcAGCACCCATGAGCCTAAACGTCGAAGACTAGAGAATACTCTTGCACAAACCGAAACCTCTCCGACCTCCCGCACTACTCGCGCCTCTTCTCCTACAAGACAAGTCGCAGACGGGAGCGTATCACGGAAAAGATGCAGGcctgacgaagacgaagaagataaTGGATATAAGCGCCAGAAAATAGAGAGTCCGCCACGCCCATCATATTCTGCTCCGCTTACTAGCTCTACGGAAGATGGATCAGCAAGTCTTTTAGCTCGGGGAAGTTCAGAAAAATTACTGGAAGGGCAAGCTCCAGAAAGCAACAAGGGCGGGGGCAAACGGCGAAAGCAAAAGTCCACATCACCAAATCCGCGCGCAAAATCTTTTCGAAATACTCTAAACACAAGGTCTTCGAGGAGAGCCAAATCATCTACGCTTTGGGAACTGGATTCCTCGGGCAAGCCACGTACGACCTAG
- a CDS encoding uncharacterized protein (EggNog:ENOG41), with translation MAAPSATPPLLLTKRLNAFLHSHQSAHLPTLLLTTAQGKLLAHASSQPVTVLRTHATVAASLLAIHTSSSASIPTALPGSRTPDPIISSPGSPHGSDLDHDADHSSQEDAADPSDPTRSRQRPRRTIRPVTITVQLSEGTVIIRRLKCGLLFVCVGPAAYNLQDQLHHSSHSHHENGDGVGSPSEVESLISAGGLTTSSLESASAAPVVAMRKHASELARWLDEKLGTLRVPEEGIGVMHLHAPAHV, from the coding sequence ATGGCGGCTCCCAGCGCCAcgcctcctctcctcctcaccAAGCGTCTCAACGCCTTCCTCCACTCCCACCAAAGCGCCCATCTGCCGACTCTCCTCCTCACCACCGCTCAAGGAAAGCTCCTCGCCCACGCCTCCTCCCAGCCCGTCACAGTGCTGCGAACCCACGCCACCGTCGCGGCCTCCCTCCTCGCCATCCACacatcctcctccgcctccatCCCAACAGCTCTTCCCGGATCGCGCACGCCCGATCCGATAATCAGCTCGCCCGGAAGCCCCCACGGAAGCGATCTCGACCACGACGCCGACCACAGCAGCCAGGAAGACGCGGCCGACCCGTCCGACCCGACGCGGTCGAGGCAGAGACCCAGACGCACCATCCGACCCGTCACTATCACCGTCCAGCTGAGCGAGGGCACAGTCATCATCCGGCGCCTCAAGTGCGGACTGCTCTTTGTGTGTGTTGGCCCTGCGGCATATAACCTGCAGGATCAGCTGCACCACTCATCGCACTCGCATCACGAAAACGGCGATGGAGTCGGCAGCCCGAGCGAGGTGGAAAGCTTGATCAGCGCGGGTGGCCTGACGACGTCGAGCTTGGAGAGCGCGAGTGCTGCGCCTGTCGTGGCGATGAGGAAACACGCCTCAGAGCTGGCGCGGTGGCTGGACGAGAAGCTTGGAACGTTAAGAGTCCCTGAGGAGGGCATTGGTGTCATGCATCTACATGCACCGGCGCACGTGTAA
- a CDS encoding uncharacterized protein (EggNog:ENOG41): MSELNNESIRSASFVTARSHISASHSHSSQWLSTQIEPRAIAAASALGAQKRLLTSSQPSFGSVTQIEPRVVAYEAALALKRDREAERLASKAPTTKKIATLLTRALPDVPDARMIVASTRFPNDSSQNSSIIPLSYKAKDRVTFGVVQQAQDVDLVLRLPLDNVDTVVGTDVECQIVYDPGSDDCLLVNYTKPQLRLTNFSSSSTLQISVKEKGSHLVQPGMWRISIVSDDQDPEEYHLAEFWLLGRRFDVSIHTANNSLETKRGMDDDAEGNISKRQKRYHDIAETASIQLINNSNTESKPITTATKRTDAHNPAPSSSTRRISDKASVPLLDLVDGETAVIRALRDRTDWSQSLSAAKGPARYQLRRVKQIAVTASAAVFTCEHSAVTEPVVAKVLQCKKDLPHSLRTSTLLWKREKATLEKLKHRNVISLKAFDGRMFAMYLEPLPPSLYRGLEAKMSLSDISTILYNISSALVYLKTVPIIHNDIKPRNITYSPRRGAVLIDFGLATSANEWNAGGTPWYLPPDLLDYNSRGSPGDIWALGITMLYLLGRIKYPENNKPGWLMRELNHNGNSRKRMEDWLQYILTVRARLSPVNMGTGRNKLEHIVFNMLESDSDLRINAENIISTLDTSMGTPLLLGA; this comes from the exons ATGTCTGAGCTCAACAATGAGTCAATCAGGTCGGCTTCTTTTGTCACCGCCCGGTCGCATATCAGCGCCTCCCATTCTCATTCCTCCCAATGGCTGTCGACTCAGATAGAGCCTCGCGCTATAGCGGCAGCCTCAGCGCTGGGGGCTCAAAAGCGTCTTCTGACATCGTCTCAGCCTAGTTTCGGCTCGGTGACGCAGATAGAGCCACGCGTTGTTGCTTATGAAGCAGCGCTGGCTCTCAAAAGAGACCGTGAGGCTGAGAGATTGGCTTCAAAAGCTCCAACCACCAAGAAGATAGCTACGCTGCTTACTAGAGCTTTGCCCGATGTGCCAGATGCTCGAATGATTGTAGCATCGACTCGCTTTCCCAATGACTCAAGCCAGAATTCATCCATTATACCCCTCTCatacaaggccaaggataGGGTGACGTTTGGTGTTGTCCAGCAAGCTCAGGATGTGGATTTGGTTTTGCGATTACCATTGGATAATGTCGACACAGTAGTTGGCACTGACGTAGAATGTCAGATTGTCTACGATCCTGGGAGTGATGACTGCCTTTTGGTAAACTATACAAAACCGCAACTACGCTTGACAAACTTTAGTTCCTCTTCGACTCTTCAGATATCTGTCAAGGAGAAGGGCAGTCATTTAGTCCAACCTGGCATGTGGAGAATATCTATAGTCAGCGATGACCAAGATCCTGAAGAGTATCATCTTGCTGAGTTTTGGCTTCTCGGGAGACGATTTGATGTCTCAATTCACACAGCAAATAACTCATTGGAAACAAAGCGAGGCATGGACGATGACGCTGAAGGGAATATCAGCAAGAGACAAAAACGATATCATGATATCGCGGAAACTGCCTCCATTCAGCTCATAAATAATTCGAATACAGAGTCAAAACCTATCACTACTGCTACCAAAAGGACTGATGCCCACAATCCAGCTCCATCATCCTCTACCCGAAGGATTTCCGACAAAGCTTCCGTCCCGCTTCTAGATCTCGTCGACGGAGAAACAGCTGTCATACGGGCTCTGCGAGATAGGACAGACTGGTCTCAATCGCTATCTGCAGCAAAAGGACCAGCCAGGTATCAACTACGGCGAGTTAAACAGATTGCAGTTACAGCATCTGCGGCTGTCTTTACATGCGAACACTCTGCTGTGACCGAACCCGTAGTTGCAAAAGTCCTTCAATGCAAGAAAGATTTGCCTCATAGTCTCAGAACTTCTACGCTATtatggaaaagagaaaaagccacCCTTGAGAAGCTAAAACAT AGGAACGTTATATCGCTAAAGGCATTCGATGGTCGCATGTTTGCAATGTATCTAGAGCCTCTCCCACCATCCCTTTATCGAGGGCTGGAAGCAAAAATGTCATTATCCGACATCTCTACAATACTGTACAATATTTCATCCGCTTTGGTGTACCTAAAGACAGTGCCAATCATCCATAACGACATCAAGCCACGCAATATTACCTACTCCCCTCGTCGTGGCGCTGTTCTTATCGATTTTGGATTGGCTACAAGTGCCAATGAATGGAACGCGGGAGGCACACCTTGGTACCTCCCTCCAGACCTCCTCGACTACAATTCACGTGGATCACCAGGAGACATATGGGCATTAGGCATTACAATGCTCTACTTGCTTGGTAGGATCAAGTATCCCGAAAACAATAAGCCCGGCTGGCTGATGCGCGAACTAAACCACAATGGAAACTCACGAAAACGAATGGAAGACTGGCTACAGTATATCTTGACGGTTAGAGCTAGGTTAAGTCCAGTGAATATGGGCACCGGGAGAAACAAGCTCGAACATATTGTGTTCAATATGCTTGAGAGCGATAGTGATCTGCGTATCAATGCGGAGAATATCATTTCTACCCTCGATACATCAATGGGAACTCCACTACTGCTAGGGGCTTAA
- a CDS encoding uncharacterized protein (EggNog:ENOG41), whose translation MERPRGLAGMPFSDAVIMDSEDSQGRSQESGDAASTAAQLRSPMTFKTRSLSDSTGTPAKLSPSPHVADASRRTSKDDSSLDRLQPPVTPRRLSIQMPARQVSPPPGTPSGAYIRPAPSSPKMDHSHTYASPTSLLPRRSRGLDFSRAATSLHHSILAEQPSPDSSPVIGERGMNIPARRGPYGGAEQTSTSLWSMMGDQERHNISTSLGSNHLVPSDSSSSSSEDEDMDEEMDEPYVTTPQVSKMGMPIGQGSGIGAFGSPSMGSLASFQHRQRHRKHPKKKPHGPLGLGFNLASAVLSKSPPNNSAAARARRESISWQANQLHISSRDIDEGGPAEGSSSDQKSVIRRVVTRRGNLLPKAKAFARIRAALAEEGSPAESEFMREAEIVKQVRESDVDFEPRHQPAGADHSAMTTTQSSPNLTGNQEALEDIIADDPMGDLSAGLGSSFKQQAMKNSKGKQFWDTFSESSGARTPPPGSTFLPRGSSSGMSEDNNMDSPSLNSGGFHNGQLPSAAEITRRINNKRRRDDDFDPTSFKRRAVSPSISAHNSPIVQSPMQRDVMPWGSRPGSTGGDRGSSGQSESGSMGGTPANPPVGSTGQVRKGRVGLQGMTDTNDGIMRMSIE comes from the exons ATGGAGAGGCCCAGAGGCCTGGCCGGCATGCCCTTTAGCGATGCCGTGATAATGGACAGCGAGGACAGCCAAGGACGCAGCCAAGAGAGCGGAGATGCTGCGTCCACTGCTGCCCAACTGCGATCGCCAATGACATTCAAGACCCGCTCGCTGTCTGACAGCACCGGCACGCCGGCGAAGCTCTCGCCAAGCCCACATGTCGCTGATGCGTCAAGGAGGACCTCCAAGGACGACAGCAGCCTCGATCGACTGCAGCCACCCGTCACGCCGCGACGCCTGTCGATACAGATGCCGGCTCGGCAGGTCTCGCCTCCTCCCGGCACTCCATCCGGCGCCTACATACGGCCAGCCCCGTCATCGCCCAAGATGGACCACTCGCACACCTACGCCTCTCCCACTAGCCTCCTACCCCGCCGCTCCCGCGGCCTCGACTTCTCGCGTGCCGCGACCAGCCTCCACCACTCGATCCTGGCTGAGCAGCCTTCTCCAGACTCGTCACCTGTCATAGGGGAGCGGGGTATGAACATTCCAGCACGAAGGGGTCCCTATGGAGGGGCAGAGCAGACATCAACGTCTCTGTGGTCTATGATGGGCGACCAGGAGCGACACAACATCAGCACTTCACTTGGAAGTAACCATCTTGTCCCATCAGACTcatccagctcctcttcagaagacgaagatatggatgaagaaatggaTGAACCCTACGTCACTACGCCTCAAGTATCCAAGATGGGCATGCCTATAGGACAGGGCTCTGGCATCGGTGCTTTTGGTTCACCATCCATGGGCAGCCTAGCGAGCTTCCAGCACCGACAGCGACATCGCAAGCacccaaaaaagaagccacACGGCCCTCTCGGCCTAGGATTTAACCTTGCTTCGGCTGTTCTCTCAAAGTCACCACCTAATAactcagctgcagctcgagCTAGGAGAGAAAGTATCAGCTGGCAAGCAAATCAACTCCACATCTCGTCGAGAGACATCGATGAAGGTGGGCCTGCAGAAGGCAGCAGTAGTGATCAGAAGAGTGTGATACGGCGGGTTGTTACACGGCGGGGGAATCTTTTG CCCAAAGCAAAAGCATTTGCACGCATCAGGGCCGCTCTAGCAGAAGAGGGCTCACCAGCTGAGTCGGAATTCATGCGAGAAGCTGAAATCGTCAAACAAGTCCGTGAAAGCGATGTTGATTTCGAGCCTCGCCACCAACCTGCAGGTGCTGATCACAGCGCCATGACAACAACTCAATCATCACCCAATCTCACCGGCAATCAAGAAGCGCTGGAAGATATTATAGCAGATGACCCAATGGGCGATTTGAGCGCAGGCCTGGGAAGCAGCTTCAAGCAGCAGGCTATGAAAAACTCAAAAGGCAAGCAATTTTGGGATACATTTTCCGAATCGAGCGGAGCAAGAACGCCGCCTCCTGGGTCAACTTTCTTGCCTCGCGGCTCCTCGTCAGGGATGAGTGAAGACAATAATATGGACTCGCCTTCCCTAAACTCTGGTGGCTTCCAC AATGGCCAATTGCCAAGTGCTGCGGAGATTACAAGGCGAATCAACAATAAACGTCGTCGAGACGATGACTTTGATCCAACTAGCTTCAAGCGTCGCGCCGTCAGCCCCAGCATAAGTGCACACAACTCACCTATAGTACAAAGCCCCATGCAACGCGATGTAATGCCCTGGGGCTCACGACCCGGTAGCACCGGCGGCGACAGAGGTAGCAGCGGGCAGAGTGAATCAGGAAGCATGGGCGGAACACCCGCGAATCCTCCTGTAGGCTCAACAGGCCAGGTAAGGAAGGGAAGGGTCGGCCTTCAGGGAATGACGGATACGAATGATGGTATTATGCGAATGAGCATTGAGTGA
- a CDS encoding uncharacterized protein (EggNog:ENOG41~TransMembrane:4 (i43-65o85-103i223-242o262-283i)) — MTLENDVETQAGLTESTPLLVGEQSRQSHPDQQENKKRSARWYLWRAFWVIAAALVLAVFIKGWIDADGDVNFDLNEALKKALGGGLSGAAAMFLQVLLLMPLRTIMNYQYRFGTSFAVATQKLYADGGFGRYYSGIGAALIQGPVARFGDTAANAGILALLQSNSYLSHLPSLGKTVFASLCAAAFRMILTPVDTLKTTLQAQGAGGTALLRQRIKEHGVGTLWWGAFATAGATFVGHYPWFATYNLLTETIPEPPKTELFLWLLRLAFIGFVASIISDSVSNSLRVVKTYRQVNDTKVSYTEAVQLVIREDGISGLLGRGLPTRILSNGLQGLLFSILWKLFLDIWEHKTSS; from the exons ATGACGCTCGAGAATGATGTTGAGACCCAGGCGGGACTTACTGAAAGCACGCCCTTGCTGGTAGGAGAGCAGTCGCGCCAATCTCATCCAGATCagcaagaaaataaaaagaggtCAGCGCGATGGTACCTATGGAGAGCGTTTTGGGTTATTGCTGCGGCCCTTGTCCTTGCAGTTTTTATCAAGGGCTGGATTGACGCAGATGGCGATGTCAAT TTTGATTTGAATGAAGCACTCAAGAAAGCTCTTGGTGGCGGCTTGTCTGGTGCAGCGGCGATGTTCTTACAAGTTCTACTGCTCATG CCGCTGAGAACGATTATGAACTATCAATATCGCTTTGGAACCTCATTCGCTGTTGCAACACAGAAGCTTTATGCTGATGGCGGGTTCGGTCGGTACTATTCGGGTATCGGAGCCGCACTTATACAAG GACCTGTAGCAAGATTTGGAGACACGGCGGCCAACGCCGGCATCTTGGCACTTCTGCAGTCCAACTCTTATCTGAGTCACTTGCCTTCGCTCGGAAAGACTGTCTTTGCCTCTCTTTG tgctgctgctttccgCATGATCCTCACTCCCGTCGATACCCTCAAAACGACTCTTCAGGCCCAAGGTGCCGGCGGGACTGCCCTGCTTCGCCAACGCATCAAAGAACATGGGGTCGGCACTCTGTGGTGGGGGGCTTTTGCCACTGCGGGAGCGACATTTGTTGGACATTACCCCTGGTTTGCGACC TATAACTTGTTGACGGAGACCATCCCAGAGCCACCAAAGACTGAGCTTTTCCTATGGCTGCTGCGGTTGGCCTTCATCGGATTCGTCGCATCGATAATATCCGACTCAGTTTCCAACTCTCTGAGGGTAGTGAAGACTTACCGACAGGTCAATGACACCAAAGTCTCATACA CCGAGGCTGTGCAACTGGTAATCAGAGAGGACGGAATCTCGGGGTTGCTTGGGCGAGGGCTGCCTACGCGCATCTTGAGCAATGGTCTTCAAGGACTGCTGTTTTCCATCCTTTGGAAACTATTCTTGGATAT CTGGGAGCATAAGACAAGCTCGTAA